A region of Flavobacterium indicum GPTSA100-9 = DSM 17447 DNA encodes the following proteins:
- a CDS encoding T9SS type A sorting domain-containing protein: MLKKFSIVFIFLLSLNSYSQTDFIKNNATLWLKNDTVSNCLNYNYNCSLAQLESNYNIYSNQFSFFIAFKSNTEIEKNVVSLKYGNKTIKITNKNVIKQADNVAVLDNNKSTKIVSYLHNDASFNKKGKLILDLLNNQVQGDDILEIIFIPKVVNKFHKEKIETYLSLKYGFSLEENQYYRNFKNDTLWNPSSLASFSKDVTGLGNDSDNFYNSKKSYNHNLKGLEISTDSISSNNNYVLWGHNGKSKMIANHNELSIENYKIWHFKKYLDSTNNKLFKIKISKELLDSVIDTLLVNERIYLYVSHINSQESIDLFSGQHYVGVFNSNNDVIFNNINFLNDSRFIFIKAPVMNLFSRTLSKCGETTQLHLDFVEGKYPFNILVSNEKFSKNYFVENSNYIINDLPEGKYNVEVTDNYKNTKKIQVDLKNENKFQVILKETWNLNENNLVTIVPEIVKSDKKLQYTWKKDDLTLGIEKTIQLETEGDYVLEVTNGVCNEKFNFKVVSNKNSSISLYPNPCKTNQEITVQLAEKNNEFVEVKINDIKGKLIQLLNYKDLNTDIIKLRFDFSGVYFVQLKTKDDNKVFKVIIN; this comes from the coding sequence ATGTTAAAAAAATTCTCTATAGTTTTTATCTTTCTTCTAAGTTTGAATTCTTATAGTCAAACAGATTTTATTAAAAACAATGCAACTTTATGGCTGAAAAACGATACTGTTTCAAATTGTTTAAATTATAATTACAATTGTTCTTTGGCTCAATTGGAAAGTAATTATAATATTTATAGTAATCAATTTTCGTTTTTTATTGCATTTAAATCAAACACTGAAATTGAGAAGAATGTTGTTTCATTAAAGTATGGTAACAAAACTATAAAAATCACAAATAAAAATGTCATTAAACAAGCAGATAATGTTGCCGTTTTAGATAATAATAAAAGTACTAAAATAGTTAGTTATCTGCATAATGATGCGAGTTTTAATAAAAAAGGAAAGCTAATTTTAGATTTGTTAAATAATCAGGTTCAAGGTGATGATATCTTGGAAATTATTTTCATTCCTAAAGTAGTAAATAAATTCCATAAGGAAAAAATAGAGACTTATTTATCTTTAAAATATGGTTTTTCTTTAGAAGAGAATCAATACTATAGAAATTTCAAAAATGATACTTTATGGAATCCTAGTTCTTTAGCATCTTTTTCAAAGGATGTTACTGGTTTGGGAAATGATAGTGATAATTTTTATAATAGTAAAAAGAGTTATAATCATAATCTTAAAGGATTAGAAATTTCTACTGATAGTATTTCTTCTAATAATAATTATGTTTTATGGGGGCATAATGGGAAATCTAAAATGATTGCGAATCATAATGAATTGTCTATAGAAAATTACAAGATTTGGCATTTTAAAAAATATTTAGATTCTACTAATAACAAACTATTTAAGATAAAAATAAGTAAAGAATTATTGGATAGTGTTATTGATACATTATTAGTAAACGAAAGAATTTATTTATACGTATCACATATTAATTCTCAAGAATCAATTGATTTGTTTTCGGGGCAACACTATGTTGGAGTATTTAATTCTAATAATGATGTTATATTTAATAATATTAATTTTTTAAATGACTCCAGATTTATTTTTATTAAAGCTCCAGTAATGAATCTTTTTTCAAGAACATTAAGTAAATGTGGAGAAACTACCCAACTTCATTTAGATTTTGTAGAAGGAAAATATCCTTTTAATATTTTAGTAAGTAATGAAAAGTTTAGTAAAAATTATTTTGTTGAGAATTCTAATTATATCATTAATGATTTACCTGAAGGGAAATATAATGTTGAAGTAACAGATAATTATAAAAATACTAAAAAGATTCAAGTTGATTTGAAAAATGAAAATAAATTTCAAGTAATATTAAAAGAAACTTGGAATTTAAATGAAAATAATTTAGTTACTATCGTTCCAGAAATTGTAAAATCTGATAAAAAACTACAGTATACTTGGAAGAAAGATGACTTAACTCTAGGAATAGAAAAAACAATTCAACTTGAGACAGAAGGTGATTATGTTTTGGAAGTTACTAATGGTGTTTGTAATGAAAAATTCAATTTTAAAGTAGTTTCAAATAAAAATAGTAGTATTTCGTTGTATCCGAATCCTTGTAAAACAAATCAAGAAATAACAGTCCAACTTGCAGAGAAAAATAATGAATTTGTTGAAGTTAAGATTAATGATATCAAAGGAAAGCTAATTCAACTATTAAACTACAAAGATTTAAATACTGATATAATAAAACTACGCTTTGATTTTTCAGGTGTTTATTTCGTTCAGTTGAAAACAAAAGATGATAATAAAGTATTTAAAGTCATTATTAATTAA
- a CDS encoding relaxase/mobilization nuclease domain-containing protein — translation MIAKQIKGIDFCNVLKYNQNKVDKGEAIILDSNLASSSVIKQTKELNVVRQLKPNLSKAVYHVSLNLPYEDANKLSDEKFANLARDYLEGMGFKDSQYVIYKHFDRYHSHIHIVANRVKYSGDVVSDSNDYKRSEAIIRKLEQKYNLTEFVRKEQSNVLSKGEIEKCLRTGDVPERLELQNILLEILNQDLLMKDFIVKLKLKDVNVKINQSLTTGFISGISFEYKGIFYKGSKIHKNFSWNNIKTKIITDEQNRDHSIIPEVNAGNRTTKKESNGFNGSSSEFSSKERPKPNDTRQEINTTVKSVNNKPRFRFKS, via the coding sequence ATGATAGCCAAGCAGATAAAGGGTATTGATTTCTGTAATGTTTTGAAATACAATCAAAATAAAGTAGATAAAGGTGAGGCTATTATATTGGATTCCAATTTAGCATCTAGTTCGGTTATAAAACAAACCAAAGAGTTAAACGTGGTTCGGCAGCTTAAGCCCAACTTATCAAAAGCAGTTTATCATGTGAGTTTGAACTTACCCTATGAGGACGCAAATAAATTATCTGATGAGAAATTCGCAAACTTAGCAAGAGATTACCTTGAAGGAATGGGTTTCAAAGATAGTCAATACGTAATATATAAACACTTTGACAGGTATCATTCTCATATCCATATAGTTGCGAATCGTGTCAAGTATTCTGGTGATGTAGTAAGCGATTCAAATGATTATAAACGTAGTGAAGCAATAATTAGAAAATTAGAGCAGAAATATAATTTAACCGAATTCGTTCGAAAGGAACAATCTAATGTTTTATCAAAAGGTGAAATAGAAAAATGTTTACGAACTGGTGATGTGCCAGAGCGTTTAGAATTGCAAAATATTTTATTAGAAATTCTAAATCAAGATTTGCTGATGAAAGATTTTATTGTTAAGCTGAAGTTAAAAGACGTTAATGTCAAAATCAATCAAAGTTTAACAACAGGATTTATATCAGGAATATCATTTGAATATAAAGGAATTTTCTACAAAGGAAGTAAAATACATAAAAACTTTTCTTGGAATAATATTAAAACTAAAATTATAACAGATGAACAAAACAGAGACCATTCTATTATTCCAGAAGTTAATGCTGGAAATAGAACAACTAAAAAAGAATCAAATGGTTTTAATGGAAGCAGTTCAGAATTTTCATCAAAAGAACGTCCAAAACCAAATGATACTAGACAAGAAATTAACACTACTGTTAAAAGTGTAAATAACAAACCAAGATTTAGATTTAAAAGTTAA
- a CDS encoding MobC family plasmid mobilization relaxosome protein has product MARPRKKLDEIKLFQINLRVTLNEQVQLEEVAKNYGLTVVQYIRRRVLQKQLPKFTMSGLQRDLLIELSRIGNNINQMSKRVNQGNPNLKGLESELSSLHKQLNEIKNQLLI; this is encoded by the coding sequence ATGGCACGACCAAGAAAGAAATTAGATGAAATCAAGTTATTTCAAATAAATCTAAGAGTTACTTTAAATGAGCAAGTTCAATTAGAGGAAGTTGCTAAAAATTATGGTTTAACTGTAGTTCAATATATTAGACGAAGAGTTTTACAAAAACAGTTGCCAAAATTCACAATGTCAGGATTACAAAGAGATTTGCTTATTGAACTTTCTCGAATTGGGAACAACATCAATCAAATGTCAAAAAGAGTAAATCAAGGAAATCCTAATTTAAAAGGATTAGAAAGTGAATTATCGAGTTTACACAAACAATTAAACGAAATTAAAAATCAATTATTGATATAA
- a CDS encoding IS3 family transposase (programmed frameshift), whose product MKRERKIYDPAFKTKAVQLSNERDNISELARELGIKVSLLYKWRKEYEEFGEGSFPGKGNLKLTPEQEKIVELEKKLKDAELERDILKKGNRHFFQERSMKYKFIKHHEYLFSIEKMCKVLEVGSSSYYKWKSKTLSKRTIRKNEIKQQITTIYFASKQRYGSPRITIELNTLGYKISRITVAKYMNELGLKSKLSKKFKVTTDSKHNYLVVENVLNRNFMVANPSKVWVSDITYIQTKEGFLYLTTIIDLYDRKMIGWSLSNTMNTEDTTLSAWKMAIKNRIVEKGLIFHSDRGVQYANKKFANTIESYGVIRSMSRKGNCWDNAVAESFFKSLKTELIYGNKLITKKQMELEIFEYIEIWYNKKRRHSSLNYKTIEEFNNQKNIYKNVA is encoded by the exons ATGAAACGAGAAAGAAAAATCTATGATCCAGCTTTTAAGACAAAAGCAGTTCAATTAAGTAATGAAAGAGATAATATTTCAGAACTGGCAAGAGAACTAGGAATAAAAGTTAGTTTACTTTATAAATGGCGAAAAGAATACGAAGAATTTGGCGAAGGCAGTTTTCCTGGAAAAGGAAATCTTAAACTAACACCAGAACAAGAAAAGATTGTTGAGCTTGAGAAAAAGCTAAAAGATGCAGAACTAGAACGTGATATATTAAAAAAAG GCAATCGGCATTTTTTCCAAGAGCGGTCGATGAAATATAAATTCATTAAACATCATGAATATCTATTTTCGATTGAAAAAATGTGTAAAGTGTTAGAAGTTGGTTCTAGTAGTTATTATAAATGGAAAAGCAAAACGCTTTCTAAAAGAACAATTAGAAAAAACGAAATAAAACAACAAATAACAACCATTTATTTTGCCTCAAAACAACGCTATGGAAGTCCAAGAATCACTATTGAGTTAAATACATTGGGCTACAAAATATCAAGAATAACAGTTGCAAAATATATGAATGAACTTGGTTTAAAAAGTAAATTAAGTAAGAAATTCAAAGTTACCACCGATTCAAAGCATAATTATTTAGTGGTAGAAAATGTGTTGAATAGAAACTTTATGGTTGCTAATCCATCAAAAGTTTGGGTATCAGACATCACTTATATTCAAACCAAAGAAGGATTTTTATATCTAACAACAATCATCGATTTGTACGACCGTAAAATGATTGGTTGGAGTTTAAGCAACACAATGAATACTGAAGATACAACTCTCTCAGCGTGGAAAATGGCTATAAAAAATAGAATCGTTGAGAAAGGATTGATTTTTCATTCTGACAGAGGAGTTCAATATGCAAACAAAAAATTTGCAAATACAATTGAATCTTACGGAGTAATTAGAAGTATGAGTAGAAAAGGAAATTGTTGGGATAATGCAGTAGCAGAAAGCTTTTTTAAATCATTGAAGACCGAATTAATTTATGGCAATAAACTAATAACTAAAAAGCAAATGGAACTGGAAATCTTTGAATACATCGAAATTTGGTATAATAAAAAAAGACGCCACAGTTCATTGAATTATAAAACAATCGAAGAATTTAATAATCAAAAAAACATTTACAAAAATGTAGCTTAA
- a CDS encoding HlyD family secretion protein — protein sequence MPNHNEIELRSEEVQDILTKIPHWIIRWGSLVVLVILLLLFLVSWMVKYPDIITTEITITTQIPPEKLVAKTSGKIQAILIDDKAIVNENTPLAVIENAANYKDVFLLKVITDTISLSNSKFPFEKLQAAQLGEIENSFAMFQKEYIASELNKQLQPYKVESSAQNFEAKQLRDRLELLEGQKDINQSELQLLKTDVERYEKLFKKGVISVQEIEKQRLVYLQAEKNYKSLLSSISQLKSSINELNRSSKTTVINESTTSINLERSVMQSFYQLKKAIKDWELNYVFRSSVKGTVSFLQIWSENQTINAGENMFAIIPSTEKGYIGKVKAVAQNSGKLQIGQKVNIRLANYPDREFGVIEGKLKTISLTPDKEGNLLLDIELPNGLQTSYKKQVNFQQEMTGTADIITEDLRLLERLLYQFRDVFRR from the coding sequence ATGCCAAATCATAACGAAATAGAACTCAGAAGCGAGGAAGTTCAGGATATATTAACTAAAATTCCACATTGGATTATTCGATGGGGCTCTTTGGTAGTTTTAGTTATTTTACTGCTTTTATTTTTGGTATCTTGGATGGTTAAATATCCAGATATAATAACTACTGAAATCACTATTACAACCCAAATCCCACCTGAAAAACTAGTTGCTAAAACATCTGGTAAAATTCAAGCTATTTTAATTGATGATAAAGCAATAGTTAATGAAAATACACCATTAGCAGTAATAGAAAATGCGGCCAATTATAAAGATGTATTTCTTTTAAAAGTCATCACAGATACGATTTCTTTAAGTAATTCAAAATTCCCTTTTGAAAAATTACAAGCGGCACAATTGGGAGAAATTGAAAATAGTTTTGCTATGTTTCAAAAAGAGTATATCGCAAGCGAATTAAACAAACAATTACAACCTTATAAAGTTGAATCTAGTGCGCAAAATTTTGAAGCCAAACAACTAAGAGATCGATTAGAACTTTTGGAGGGACAAAAAGATATTAATCAATCAGAACTTCAGTTATTAAAAACTGATGTTGAGCGTTATGAGAAATTGTTTAAAAAAGGTGTCATTTCAGTTCAAGAAATCGAAAAGCAACGATTGGTTTATTTGCAAGCAGAAAAGAACTACAAAAGTTTATTAAGTTCGATTTCACAATTGAAATCTTCCATTAACGAATTGAATAGAAGTAGTAAAACAACCGTAATAAATGAAAGTACCACTTCAATTAATTTAGAAAGAAGTGTAATGCAATCGTTTTACCAACTTAAAAAAGCAATTAAAGATTGGGAGTTAAATTATGTCTTTCGTTCATCAGTTAAAGGTACTGTTTCCTTTTTACAAATTTGGTCAGAAAATCAAACCATAAACGCAGGAGAAAACATGTTTGCCATTATACCTTCAACTGAAAAAGGCTACATTGGAAAAGTTAAAGCCGTAGCTCAAAACTCAGGAAAATTACAAATCGGTCAAAAAGTAAACATTCGATTAGCCAATTATCCAGATAGAGAATTTGGAGTAATCGAGGGAAAATTAAAAACAATATCATTAACTCCTGATAAAGAAGGCAATTTACTTTTAGATATAGAACTTCCAAACGGACTCCAAACTTCATATAAAAAGCAAGTCAACTTTCAACAGGAAATGACTGGAACAGCTGATATTATAACAGAAGATTTACGTTTATTGGAAAGGTTGTTATATCAGTTTAGAGATGTTTTTAGGAGGTAA
- a CDS encoding peptidase domain-containing ABC transporter, with protein MLNKFPFFKQPDSKDCGPTCLKIIAKFYGKTLNIQTLRSLSETTREGSNLLSLSDAAEKIGFRTLGVKLSIKKLEEAPLPCILHWNNNHYVILYKIKKNKFYVSDPAHGMLEYNEEDFLKLWVGNNATSETEEGIALLLEPTPTFYKNEWDNEDSKVFGFALLTKYIIPYKSFVVQLAIGLLAGSLLQLIFPFLTQSIVDVGIQNQNLHFIYLVLFAQLFLFLGKTALELIRSWILLHLSTRINISLISDFFIKLMNLPISFFDVRMTGDIMQRINDHKRIERILTTSSLSVLFSTINMFIMGGVLAYYNLKIFAVFFIGSILYFGWVVLFLKRREALDYKRFAEVSQEQSKVIELINGMQEIKLHNAEKQKRWGWEYVQARLFRVSMKSLVLEQTQSIGSNFINELKNIIIVFLSAKLVIDGQITLGMMMAISSIVGNLNGPVLQLIGFIREVQDAKISLARLSEIHEKEDEAKQEETQTNDIPLESDIALNEVSFRYVGSDTNVLDNLNLNIPTNKITAIVGTSGSGKTTLMKLLLKFYEPNKGQITIGKTDLNNIKQKSWRSHIGTVMQEGYIFNDTIANNIAVGVDIIDKERLVYAADVANILSFIQEYPLGFNTKIGQEGVGMSTGQKQRLLIARAVYKNPEMLFFDEATSALDANNEKEIMEKLNIFFKNKTVVVIAHRLSTVMNADQIVVLEKGKIIEMGNHSELVAKKGNYYELVKNQLQLGN; from the coding sequence ATGCTTAATAAATTCCCATTCTTCAAACAACCCGACAGCAAAGACTGTGGTCCAACATGCCTAAAAATCATTGCTAAGTTTTATGGTAAAACTTTGAACATTCAAACTTTACGAAGTTTATCAGAAACTACTCGTGAGGGTAGTAATTTATTATCACTCAGTGATGCAGCAGAAAAGATTGGATTTAGAACACTTGGGGTTAAATTATCAATTAAAAAGTTAGAAGAAGCTCCGTTGCCTTGTATTTTACATTGGAATAATAACCATTATGTTATTCTTTATAAAATCAAGAAAAATAAATTTTATGTTTCTGATCCTGCACATGGTATGTTGGAATACAATGAAGAAGATTTTTTGAAATTATGGGTAGGCAATAATGCAACTTCCGAAACAGAAGAAGGAATTGCGCTGCTATTAGAACCTACTCCAACTTTTTATAAAAATGAGTGGGATAATGAAGATAGTAAAGTATTTGGTTTCGCTTTGTTAACTAAATATATTATTCCTTATAAATCTTTTGTTGTTCAGTTAGCTATTGGTTTATTAGCTGGTAGTTTATTGCAACTAATTTTTCCATTTCTTACACAAAGTATAGTAGATGTTGGTATTCAAAACCAAAATCTGCATTTTATATATTTAGTATTGTTTGCTCAACTTTTTTTGTTCTTAGGTAAAACGGCTTTAGAACTAATTAGAAGTTGGATATTATTGCATTTATCTACTCGAATCAATATTTCACTTATTTCTGATTTCTTCATTAAATTAATGAATTTACCGATTTCATTTTTTGATGTCAGAATGACTGGAGATATCATGCAACGGATTAATGACCATAAAAGAATTGAGCGAATTTTAACTACATCTTCATTAAGTGTATTGTTTTCTACAATAAATATGTTTATCATGGGTGGTGTTTTGGCTTACTACAATTTAAAAATATTTGCAGTTTTCTTTATTGGAAGTATTTTATACTTTGGCTGGGTAGTTTTGTTTTTAAAACGAAGAGAAGCTTTAGATTACAAGCGTTTTGCTGAAGTTTCACAAGAGCAAAGTAAGGTAATTGAACTTATCAATGGAATGCAAGAAATCAAGCTTCATAATGCAGAAAAACAAAAGCGCTGGGGTTGGGAATATGTCCAAGCAAGATTATTCAGAGTTTCAATGAAAAGTTTAGTATTAGAACAAACGCAAAGTATTGGTTCTAACTTCATCAACGAATTAAAAAATATCATCATTGTTTTTCTATCAGCAAAATTAGTTATTGATGGGCAAATCACTTTAGGGATGATGATGGCAATTAGTAGTATTGTTGGAAATCTAAATGGTCCAGTTTTGCAATTAATCGGATTCATTAGAGAAGTACAAGATGCTAAAATATCATTAGCTCGATTGTCTGAAATTCACGAAAAAGAGGATGAAGCAAAACAAGAAGAAACACAAACCAATGATATTCCATTAGAAAGTGATATTGCCTTAAATGAAGTTTCTTTTAGATATGTAGGTTCAGATACTAATGTGTTAGATAATTTGAATTTGAATATCCCTACTAATAAAATAACCGCAATTGTTGGAACCAGTGGAAGTGGTAAAACAACATTAATGAAACTATTATTAAAGTTCTACGAACCGAATAAAGGTCAAATTACAATTGGTAAAACGGACTTAAATAATATCAAACAAAAATCCTGGCGTTCTCATATTGGAACAGTAATGCAAGAAGGATATATCTTCAATGATACAATTGCCAATAATATTGCGGTTGGTGTTGATATAATTGATAAAGAACGTTTAGTTTATGCCGCTGATGTGGCTAATATTTTAAGCTTCATTCAAGAATATCCTTTAGGATTCAATACCAAAATTGGGCAAGAAGGTGTCGGTATGAGTACAGGACAAAAGCAACGTTTATTAATAGCTAGAGCTGTTTACAAAAATCCGGAAATGTTATTTTTTGATGAAGCTACTTCTGCCTTAGATGCTAATAACGAAAAAGAAATTATGGAGAAGCTAAATATCTTTTTCAAAAACAAAACTGTTGTGGTCATTGCACATCGATTAAGTACAGTTATGAATGCTGATCAAATTGTGGTTTTGGAAAAAGGAAAAATTATTGAAATGGGTAACCATAGTGAATTGGTAGCCAAGAAAGGAAACTATTACGAGTTAGTAAAAAATCAATTGCAATTAGGAAATTAA
- the gwsS gene encoding grasp-with-spasm system SPASM domain peptide maturase, translated as MNYFKLFSNCILTKGFNNSIILDIQRNKSFAIPNSMVDVIDLLNSKKSLDSVYNQYGKENKLIIDEYIEFLEINELGHFLNLNEFKNFPELSKEFETSNQISNTVLVFSDTLLLKAEKIALELQKMQCKFLQIIFFEEIVEDKFYSLLKDFNNKDFRSIEIIMKFNEKIFNSLLDIQNLNFSITKLIFHSSNENKIYEFSELVLFEVILTNEKIDTFKSCGKINFSNFKTNQKKVLESFNYNTCLHKKISIDEEGFIRNCPAIPKHFGNIKDTSLENPLNHPDFKKYWNVTKDMIDVCKDCEFRHICTDCRAYTERTHFEGDIDLSKPLKCGYNPYKNEWAEWSTNPLKQKAIEYYGMQELIKKDA; from the coding sequence ATGAACTACTTTAAATTATTTTCAAATTGTATATTAACTAAAGGATTTAATAATAGTATAATCCTTGATATACAAAGAAATAAATCATTTGCAATTCCGAATTCAATGGTTGATGTAATAGATTTATTAAATAGCAAAAAAAGTTTAGATTCGGTATATAATCAATATGGCAAAGAAAATAAATTAATAATTGATGAATATATAGAATTTTTAGAAATTAATGAATTGGGTCATTTTTTAAATTTAAATGAATTTAAAAATTTTCCTGAACTTTCTAAAGAATTTGAAACATCAAATCAAATATCAAATACAGTTTTAGTATTTTCTGACACTTTGTTATTAAAAGCTGAAAAAATAGCTCTTGAACTTCAAAAAATGCAGTGTAAATTTTTACAAATCATTTTTTTTGAAGAAATTGTAGAAGATAAATTCTATTCACTTTTAAAAGATTTTAATAATAAAGATTTTCGTTCAATTGAAATTATTATGAAATTTAATGAAAAGATTTTTAACTCATTATTAGATATCCAAAATTTAAATTTTTCAATTACCAAATTAATTTTTCATTCTTCAAATGAAAATAAGATATATGAATTTTCTGAACTTGTTTTATTTGAGGTAATTTTAACAAATGAAAAAATTGATACTTTTAAGAGTTGTGGGAAAATTAATTTTTCAAATTTCAAGACTAATCAAAAGAAAGTATTAGAATCATTTAACTATAATACATGTTTACACAAAAAAATATCTATTGATGAAGAAGGCTTTATTCGTAATTGTCCAGCAATACCAAAACATTTTGGCAACATAAAAGACACTTCATTAGAAAACCCTTTAAATCACCCAGATTTTAAAAAATATTGGAATGTAACTAAAGATATGATAGACGTTTGTAAAGATTGTGAATTTCGTCATATTTGTACTGATTGTAGAGCTTATACAGAACGTACTCATTTTGAAGGAGACATTGACTTATCCAAACCTTTGAAATGCGGTTATAATCCTTATAAAAATGAATGGGCAGAATGGAGTACCAATCCATTAAAACAAAAAGCAATTGAATATTACGGCATGCAAGAATTAATAAAAAAAGATGCTTAA
- the gwsG gene encoding grasp-with-spasm system ATP-grasp peptide maturase, whose protein sequence is MILILSNEYDTSTTLVIDWLNAKNKKWIRVNGNELVKVSFIGDDINFVLETEEFKLSELTGYWYRRGSLNISCDGLNVNDAFAGFRRVEISKILEFIHFSLNKLKSINGIENSDLNKLIVTDIARQLKILTPLDFIYSSKKELEKKLNSNLKYISKSISGDSMFELNNYILFNYSSIVDLKLINSDFFFPSLIQNYIEKKFELRVFYFKMKFYSMAIFSQKDNMTNVDFRNYNKENPNRCVPYKLPLKVEKKIIKLMNVLNLDCGSIDLILTPKNEYVFLEVNPIGQFGMVSYPCNYNLEKLIADYYD, encoded by the coding sequence ATGATTTTAATTCTTTCTAACGAATACGATACTTCAACAACATTGGTAATAGATTGGTTAAATGCCAAAAATAAAAAGTGGATAAGAGTAAATGGAAATGAATTAGTAAAAGTTTCTTTTATTGGTGACGACATTAATTTCGTACTCGAAACAGAAGAGTTTAAACTAAGTGAACTTACTGGGTATTGGTATAGAAGAGGTAGTTTAAATATATCTTGTGACGGTTTAAATGTAAATGATGCATTTGCAGGTTTCAGAAGAGTTGAGATTAGTAAAATATTAGAGTTTATTCATTTTTCATTAAATAAATTGAAAAGTATTAATGGAATTGAAAATTCGGATTTAAACAAACTTATTGTTACCGATATTGCTAGGCAGTTAAAAATTTTGACTCCATTAGATTTTATTTATTCTAGTAAAAAAGAATTAGAAAAAAAACTAAATTCCAATTTAAAATATATTAGTAAGTCAATTAGTGGAGATTCTATGTTTGAATTAAACAATTATATATTATTCAATTATAGTAGTATTGTTGATTTAAAATTAATTAATAGTGACTTTTTTTTTCCTTCATTAATTCAAAACTATATAGAAAAAAAATTCGAACTGCGTGTTTTTTATTTTAAAATGAAATTTTATTCAATGGCTATTTTCTCTCAAAAAGATAATATGACAAATGTCGATTTTAGAAATTATAATAAAGAAAATCCAAACAGATGTGTTCCATATAAATTACCTCTAAAAGTTGAAAAGAAAATAATAAAGTTAATGAATGTACTAAACTTAGATTGTGGTTCGATTGATTTGATTTTAACACCTAAAAATGAATACGTTTTTTTAGAAGTTAATCCAATTGGTCAATTCGGGATGGTTTCATATCCGTGTAATTATAATTTAGAAAAATTAATTGCAGATTATTATGATTGA
- a CDS encoding response regulator: MNKDLNLLIVDDHPMIVDGYCTIFNNLVEGYNFNIYCAYNSEEAFKIIEQNSKLKNKIDIALLDVSLPAYKEEKIFCGGDLAKVFKEKYPTSKVIMITMHHEGIIIDKIISKVNPEGFINKSDVGFETFSEVFKVILGGEKFISKTIYNSINELNNKKFGFDNIDYEIISLIEKGIKTKDLPNYIPITLSAIEKRKVKIKFQVLNQSGNDNELIERVRKLNLI; encoded by the coding sequence ATGAATAAAGATTTAAATCTACTTATTGTAGATGACCACCCGATGATTGTTGATGGATATTGTACAATTTTCAATAATTTAGTTGAAGGTTATAACTTTAATATTTATTGTGCGTATAATTCAGAAGAAGCTTTTAAAATTATTGAACAGAATTCTAAATTAAAGAATAAAATCGATATAGCTTTACTAGATGTTAGTTTGCCAGCATATAAAGAAGAAAAAATTTTTTGTGGTGGTGACCTAGCAAAAGTATTTAAAGAAAAATATCCTACATCTAAAGTGATAATGATCACGATGCATCATGAAGGTATAATAATTGATAAAATTATTTCAAAAGTAAATCCAGAAGGTTTTATTAATAAGTCAGATGTAGGTTTTGAAACTTTCAGTGAAGTTTTTAAAGTAATTTTAGGAGGAGAGAAGTTTATTTCAAAAACAATATATAATTCAATTAATGAGCTAAATAATAAAAAATTTGGTTTTGATAATATTGATTATGAAATAATTAGTTTAATTGAAAAAGGAATTAAAACGAAAGACTTGCCTAATTATATTCCGATAACTTTAAGTGCAATTGAAAAGAGAAAAGTTAAGATTAAATTTCAAGTTTTAAATCAATCTGGAAATGATAATGAATTAATTGAAAGGGTTAGAAAACTTAATTTAATCTAA